One segment of Clostridium botulinum DNA contains the following:
- a CDS encoding YihY/virulence factor BrkB family protein — translation MSHKNMSIRQRLRLLLHLIVKVKNDDIFALASQLAYYLLLSFFPFIIFLITLIGFSNMDSIQILNGIRAIVPEAVFDLTASIIVEVFDKQYTGLLGISILLALWTSSSGFRAVIKGVNKAYNFKEHRSFIKRLIISMISVIALALTIILALSMLVFGNVIGNYIVKVIPFTNLVIILWNICRYAFVVIIMIFIFASIYRFTPSKRLRWREVIPGSIFSTLGWIVTSYGFSFYIDNFRNFSRFYGSLGAVFILMTWLFLISILFILGVEINCVLEQFKKQTLE, via the coding sequence ATGAGTCATAAAAATATGAGTATAAGACAAAGACTAAGATTATTATTACATTTGATTGTAAAAGTAAAAAATGATGATATTTTTGCACTAGCATCTCAATTAGCATATTATTTACTTTTATCATTTTTTCCATTTATTATTTTCTTAATAACATTAATAGGATTCAGTAACATGGATTCCATACAAATACTAAATGGAATAAGAGCTATAGTTCCAGAAGCCGTGTTTGATTTGACTGCTTCAATAATAGTTGAAGTTTTTGATAAACAGTATACAGGATTATTAGGAATCTCTATTTTATTAGCTTTATGGACTTCATCATCTGGTTTTAGAGCTGTAATTAAAGGTGTAAATAAGGCTTATAATTTTAAGGAACATAGATCCTTTATAAAAAGATTAATAATTTCTATGATAAGTGTAATAGCATTAGCCCTAACTATAATATTGGCATTATCTATGCTCGTATTTGGAAATGTAATAGGAAATTACATCGTGAAAGTTATACCTTTTACAAATTTAGTTATAATTTTATGGAATATATGTAGATATGCATTTGTTGTAATTATAATGATTTTCATCTTTGCATCAATATATAGATTTACCCCTTCTAAAAGATTAAGGTGGCGAGAAGTAATACCAGGATCAATATTTAGTACACTGGGATGGATAGTAACATCCTATGGATTTTCTTTTTATATAGATAATTTTAGGAATTTTTCGAGATTTTATGGGAGTCTTGGAGCTGTTTTTATATTGATGACTTGGCTATTTTTAATCTCTATTTTATTTATTTTAGGAGTTGAAATAAATTGTGTGTTAGAGCAATTTAAGAAACAGACATTAGAATAA
- a CDS encoding nucleotide sugar dehydrogenase, whose amino-acid sequence MSGLKQQLLEKINNRTAKVGVVGLGYVGLPLAVEKASAGYETIGFDVQDQKVKMVNEGNNYIGDVVDEKLKMLVNDKILRATTDFSFVKDVDTICICVPTPLDLYKQPDLSYVVESTKSVAKYMHKGMLIVLESTTYPGTTEEVLKPILEENGLKCGVDFFLAFSPERVDPGNKNFNTKNTPKVVGGCSEDCTEVAAALYRNILEGEIHTVSSPAVAEMEKILENTFRNINIGLANEMAILCNRMGIDVWEVIDAAKTKPYGFMPFYPGPGLGGHCIPLDPFYLEWKAKEYDYHTRLIETSGEINDSMPEFVLDNVMKILNKHKKALNGSKVLVLGVAYKNDIDDYRESPAFKVIELFEKNGANVIINDPYCEVSKYKNKVYNSVDWKEVIDESDIVVITTNHSCYDYEDIVSKAKVVYDTRNATKNVINNRDKIYKL is encoded by the coding sequence ATGTCAGGATTAAAGCAACAATTATTAGAAAAAATAAATAATAGAACTGCTAAAGTAGGCGTAGTGGGATTAGGATACGTTGGTTTACCATTAGCTGTAGAAAAAGCAAGTGCAGGATATGAAACCATTGGATTTGATGTTCAAGATCAAAAAGTTAAAATGGTTAATGAAGGTAATAATTACATAGGTGATGTAGTAGACGAAAAATTAAAGATGTTAGTTAATGATAAAATATTAAGAGCTACTACAGATTTCAGTTTTGTAAAAGATGTAGATACTATTTGTATTTGTGTACCTACACCACTTGATTTATATAAGCAACCAGATTTATCATATGTTGTAGAATCAACAAAAAGTGTTGCAAAATACATGCACAAAGGTATGTTAATAGTTCTTGAAAGTACAACTTATCCAGGAACAACAGAAGAAGTTCTTAAGCCTATATTAGAAGAAAATGGATTGAAATGTGGAGTAGACTTTTTCTTAGCATTTTCACCAGAGAGAGTTGATCCAGGTAATAAAAACTTCAATACTAAAAATACACCTAAAGTTGTTGGTGGATGTAGTGAAGATTGTACAGAAGTTGCAGCAGCATTATATAGAAATATTTTAGAAGGTGAAATACATACTGTTTCATCACCAGCAGTAGCTGAAATGGAAAAGATATTAGAGAATACATTCAGAAATATTAATATTGGATTAGCTAATGAAATGGCTATACTATGTAACAGAATGGGAATAGATGTATGGGAAGTTATAGATGCAGCTAAAACTAAACCATATGGATTTATGCCATTTTATCCAGGTCCAGGTTTAGGCGGACACTGTATACCACTTGATCCGTTTTATTTAGAATGGAAAGCAAAAGAATATGATTATCATACAAGATTAATAGAAACTTCAGGAGAAATAAATGATTCAATGCCTGAATTTGTATTAGATAATGTAATGAAGATATTAAATAAGCATAAAAAGGCACTTAACGGTTCAAAAGTTCTTGTATTAGGAGTTGCTTATAAAAATGATATTGATGATTATAGAGAATCACCAGCATTTAAAGTAATAGAACTTTTTGAAAAGAATGGAGCTAACGTAATAATCAATGATCCATATTGCGAAGTTTCTAAATATAAGAATAAAGTTTATAACTCTGTAGATTGGAAAGAAGTTATAGATGAAAGTGATATTGTTGTAATAACAACTAACCATAGTTGCTATGATTATGAAGACATAGTAAGTAAAGCTAAAGTTGTTTATGATACAAGAAATGCGACTAAAAATGTAATTAATAATAGAGATAAAATTTATAAATTATAA
- a CDS encoding acyltransferase, whose protein sequence is MDKKYFVHESSYIDDNVEIGEGTKVWHFSHIMSNSTMGEKCNIGQNVVISPGVKLGNGVKIQNNVSVYTGVICEDDVFLGPSCVFTNVINPRSFIERKSEYKQTIIGKGASVGANVTIVCGHNIGKYALIGAGAVVTKNIPDYALVVGNPAIVKGYVCKCGSKLDFKENKAICESCNEEYIKSNEKVECVDLGGIK, encoded by the coding sequence ATGGATAAGAAGTATTTTGTACATGAATCCAGTTATATAGATGATAATGTTGAAATAGGAGAAGGAACAAAAGTATGGCATTTTTCTCATATTATGAGTAATTCTACAATGGGTGAAAAATGTAATATAGGTCAAAATGTTGTTATATCTCCTGGAGTAAAATTAGGTAATGGAGTTAAAATACAAAATAATGTATCTGTGTATACTGGCGTTATTTGTGAAGATGATGTATTTTTAGGACCATCTTGTGTATTTACTAATGTAATAAATCCTAGAAGTTTTATAGAAAGAAAAAGTGAATATAAACAGACTATTATAGGAAAAGGTGCATCAGTTGGAGCAAACGTAACAATAGTATGTGGTCATAACATAGGGAAGTATGCTTTAATTGGAGCTGGAGCTGTAGTTACTAAAAATATACCAGATTATGCTTTAGTTGTTGGAAATCCAGCAATAGTTAAAGGCTATGTATGTAAATGTGGCTCAAAGTTGGATTTTAAAGAAAACAAAGCAATTTGTGAAAGTTGTAATGAAGAATATATAAAATCTAATGAAAAAGTTGAGTGTGTAGATTTAGGAGGTATAAAATAG
- a CDS encoding DegT/DnrJ/EryC1/StrS family aminotransferase, with product MNIPLIDLKAQYKSISEDLDRVTKEVLSSANYIMGKNVSDFEKDFADYIGVKHAISVGNGTDALVIALKSLGIGAGDEVITSTFTYFASAECISAVGAKPVFVDAEKDTFNIDPSKIEEKITKKTKAIIPVHIFGQSADMDEINKIAKKYNLKVIEDACQAVGAKYKGKMIGALSDMACFSFFPTKNLSCAGDGGMIVTSDDNVATIARALRTHGSGETGQKAYNLLNNINEDIDKSNTGDDTVYNPLKYYNYLIGYNSRLDAIQAAILKVKLPHLDKWNSKRKEIAKIYDENFKDSNVVTPSVREENESVYHQYVLQTEDREKMLNKLKDKGVAAGVYYPVPLHLQKVYKDLGYKEGDMPVAEYLSHRTFAIPIYPELTEEQIRYIIDSIKE from the coding sequence ATGAATATTCCATTAATTGATTTAAAAGCTCAATATAAGTCTATTTCTGAAGATTTAGATAGAGTAACTAAGGAAGTATTATCTTCTGCAAATTATATTATGGGAAAAAATGTATCTGATTTTGAAAAGGATTTTGCAGATTATATAGGCGTTAAGCATGCTATTTCAGTAGGAAATGGAACAGATGCATTAGTTATTGCATTAAAATCTTTAGGAATTGGAGCTGGTGATGAAGTAATAACTTCAACATTTACTTACTTTGCCTCAGCTGAATGTATATCTGCTGTAGGAGCAAAGCCAGTTTTTGTAGATGCAGAGAAAGATACTTTTAATATAGATCCAAGCAAGATAGAAGAAAAAATTACTAAAAAAACAAAAGCAATTATACCTGTTCATATCTTTGGACAAAGTGCTGATATGGATGAAATAAATAAAATAGCTAAAAAATATAATTTAAAAGTTATTGAAGATGCTTGTCAAGCAGTTGGAGCTAAATATAAAGGAAAAATGATAGGGGCATTAAGTGACATGGCTTGTTTTTCATTCTTCCCAACAAAAAATCTTTCATGTGCTGGCGATGGTGGTATGATAGTAACATCTGATGATAATGTTGCAACTATAGCTAGAGCATTAAGAACTCATGGAAGCGGCGAAACAGGACAAAAAGCATATAATTTATTAAATAATATAAATGAAGACATAGATAAATCTAATACTGGAGATGATACAGTATATAACCCATTAAAGTACTACAATTATTTAATAGGGTATAACTCTAGATTAGATGCTATTCAAGCAGCAATATTGAAGGTAAAATTACCTCATTTAGATAAATGGAATTCAAAGAGAAAAGAAATAGCAAAAATATATGATGAAAACTTTAAAGATTCAAATGTAGTTACACCAAGTGTTAGAGAAGAAAATGAATCAGTATATCATCAATATGTATTACAAACAGAAGATAGAGAAAAAATGTTAAATAAGCTTAAAGATAAAGGTGTGGCAGCAGGGGTATATTATCCAGTTCCATTACATTTACAAAAAGTATATAAAGATCTTGGATATAAAGAAGGGGATATGCCAGTTGCAGAATATCTTTCACATAGAACATTCGCAATTCCTATTTATCCAGAATTAACAGAAGAACAAATAAGATATATAATTGATTCTATAAAGGAATAG
- a CDS encoding DUF1836 domain-containing protein, translated as MNDHMESSYIKEIVEKISENSLISYEDLPKYDLFLSQVIDYLNDKFMDEKFTNNIVQNYIKSEVITKPEDGKKRGYTKIHLIQLVLLSYMRPVLTTEEIKKVFSLAFNEINERNDDIIGWQDAYKIFSEIQDESLDEYLKASLENEKKLKERVKCLNLKDSEEEERITVFLLVLSLIAEASVIKKLVQKIVKEYHAH; from the coding sequence ATGAATGATCATATGGAGTCGTCTTATATAAAAGAAATAGTTGAAAAGATATCGGAAAATAGTTTAATTTCATATGAAGATTTACCCAAATATGATTTATTTTTATCTCAAGTTATAGACTACTTAAATGATAAATTTATGGATGAAAAATTTACTAATAATATAGTTCAAAATTATATAAAAAGTGAAGTTATAACAAAGCCTGAGGATGGAAAAAAAAGAGGCTATACAAAAATACATTTAATTCAGCTTGTATTATTAAGTTATATGAGACCAGTACTAACTACTGAAGAGATAAAAAAAGTTTTTAGTTTGGCATTTAATGAAATAAATGAAAGAAATGATGATATAATTGGTTGGCAAGATGCTTACAAAATATTTTCTGAAATACAAGATGAAAGCTTAGATGAGTATTTAAAGGCATCATTGGAAAATGAAAAGAAGTTAAAAGAAAGAGTCAAATGTTTAAATTTAAAAGACTCAGAAGAAGAAGAGAGAATAACTGTATTTTTATTAGTTCTATCTTTAATAGCTGAAGCTAGTGTAATTAAAAAATTAGTACAAAAAATAGTAAAAGAATATCATGCACATTAA
- a CDS encoding AbrB/MazE/SpoVT family DNA-binding domain-containing protein, with translation MKSTGVVRRVDELGRIVIPIELRRTLDIAEKDALEIYVDGEQIILKKYEPACIFCGDARDVINYKGKNVCTNCLDEIKNNR, from the coding sequence ATGAAATCAACAGGTGTAGTTAGAAGAGTAGACGAATTAGGTAGAATCGTTATTCCAATAGAATTAAGAAGAACTTTAGATATCGCTGAAAAAGATGCTTTAGAAATTTATGTAGATGGTGAACAAATAATCCTTAAGAAATATGAACCAGCTTGTATCTTCTGTGGAGATGCAAGAGATGTTATAAACTATAAAGGAAAAAATGTTTGTACTAATTGTTTAGATGAAATCAAAAACAATAGATAA
- the rsmI gene encoding 16S rRNA (cytidine(1402)-2'-O)-methyltransferase: MEVGKLYLVPTPIGNLKDITLRALEVLNEADIIAAEDTRQTLKLLNHFDIKKTLISYHKFNEKDKSNEIIDRLLNGQSIALVSDAGTPGISDPGSVIVKRCIEEGIAFNVLPGATAITTALVYSGLDTTKFIFRGFLPRENKDRNAIKEELLQSQETLIFYEAPHRLLDTLSFLYNSFGNRQIAVCRELTKLYEQIFRGTIEESINYFTENKPRGEFVLVLEGKRLEEIKQERESEWIDLSIEDHIMKYINEGISKKDAIKAVAKDRGIPKSEVYKFSIDI; the protein is encoded by the coding sequence ATGGAAGTAGGAAAGTTGTATTTAGTACCAACGCCAATAGGTAATTTAAAAGATATAACATTAAGAGCATTGGAAGTACTAAATGAAGCAGATATTATAGCAGCAGAAGACACTAGACAGACTTTAAAATTATTAAATCATTTTGATATAAAGAAGACATTAATAAGTTATCATAAATTTAATGAGAAAGATAAGAGTAATGAAATTATTGATAGGCTTTTAAATGGGCAAAGCATAGCATTGGTGTCAGATGCAGGAACTCCTGGTATATCTGATCCTGGAAGTGTTATAGTTAAAAGATGCATAGAAGAAGGAATTGCATTTAATGTTCTACCTGGTGCAACAGCTATAACAACAGCTTTGGTATACTCAGGGTTAGATACAACAAAATTTATTTTTAGAGGTTTTTTACCTAGAGAAAACAAAGATAGAAATGCAATAAAGGAAGAATTACTTCAAAGTCAGGAGACTTTAATATTTTATGAAGCACCACATAGATTGCTTGATACATTATCTTTTTTATATAATTCATTTGGAAATAGACAAATTGCAGTTTGTAGAGAGCTGACAAAATTATATGAACAAATATTTAGAGGTACTATTGAAGAATCTATTAATTACTTCACAGAGAATAAACCTAGAGGTGAGTTTGTACTTGTACTTGAGGGTAAAAGACTTGAAGAAATAAAACAAGAGAGAGAAAGTGAATGGATTGATTTATCAATTGAAGATCACATAATGAAATATATAAATGAAGGTATAAGTAAGAAAGATGCTATTAAGGCTGTTGCTAAAGATAGGGGTATACCTAAAAGTGAAGTCTATAAGTTTTCAATTGATATATAA
- a CDS encoding tRNA1(Val) (adenine(37)-N6)-methyltransferase, which yields MLENNLINLDTDEVIDDLQLKGLQLIQKVNGFKFGVDAVILSDFANIKNKHRVIDLCTGTGIIPFLLYGKYNPKEIYGLEIQEEMVKMAEKSVKLNALEDKITIIKEDLKNIEYLKKMDKFDVVTVNPPYKLNNAGIINPSDKLAIARHEVLCNLEDVIYASKILLKDNGRMFIVHRPERLADIFTLMRKYKIEPKRVRMVYPKPGKAANIVLVEGQRDGGSYLKWDIPLYVHNEDGSYTKQIDEIYGRI from the coding sequence ATGCTTGAAAATAATTTAATTAATTTAGATACAGATGAAGTTATAGATGATCTACAATTAAAAGGCCTACAATTAATACAAAAGGTTAATGGATTTAAATTTGGTGTAGATGCTGTAATATTATCTGATTTTGCAAATATTAAGAATAAACATAGAGTTATTGATTTATGTACAGGTACAGGAATAATACCTTTTTTGTTGTATGGAAAGTATAACCCAAAAGAGATTTATGGATTAGAGATACAAGAAGAAATGGTTAAGATGGCAGAGAAAAGTGTAAAATTAAATGCATTAGAAGATAAGATTACAATTATAAAAGAAGATTTAAAAAATATAGAGTATTTAAAGAAAATGGATAAGTTTGATGTAGTTACTGTAAACCCACCATACAAGTTGAATAATGCAGGAATTATAAATCCTAGCGATAAACTTGCTATTGCAAGACATGAAGTTTTATGCAATCTTGAAGATGTTATTTATGCATCTAAAATATTACTAAAAGACAATGGTAGAATGTTTATAGTACATAGACCAGAGAGATTAGCAGATATATTTACTTTAATGAGAAAATATAAAATAGAACCTAAAAGAGTTAGAATGGTATATCCTAAGCCTGGTAAGGCAGCAAATATAGTGCTAGTAGAAGGACAAAGAGATGGCGGTTCATATTTAAAATGGGATATTCCTTTATATGTTCATAATGAGGATGGATCTTATACAAAGCAAATAGATGAAATATATGGGAGGATATAA
- a CDS encoding NlpC/P60 family protein, producing the protein MRKKILAAMLATMIIAGSSAPAFATPGNQELSETRQKYAEIERNINEIQDKIYDLDAQIEPLEQTVSNNKKEVKNINTQIDNTTKDIEQCKEEITSLDLALGERLKAIYMSGNMEFSYLNFLFESESTSDFFTRAESLGRILGRDKKAIKEITEKRDSLNEKITSLEDKKKEIDKLNAEVQVSLSELDVKKKDQEVLVEKTKDEKKKFDEEYLSQMERDVVKSQIDVINSSSSSLGDLKSAISQLRNIRDNQLKSPIVIEEVNAKIESAKSAVSQKEQEEEAKKAAAASAAASANTPNRGNSGSTNVTVPSAGNAQAILNEAYNHLGKAYVYGATGPSNFDCSGFTQYVYRKAAGVDITRTTYSQIGVGVPVSQSQLQPGDLVFTHAGHVGIYVGGGSMIHAPQTGDVVKVSSVYKFYAARRIL; encoded by the coding sequence ATGAGGAAAAAGATTTTAGCTGCAATGCTAGCTACTATGATTATTGCAGGGTCTTCAGCGCCAGCTTTTGCTACGCCTGGAAATCAAGAATTAAGTGAAACAAGACAAAAATATGCTGAAATAGAACGTAATATAAATGAAATTCAAGATAAAATTTATGACTTAGATGCTCAAATAGAGCCATTAGAACAAACGGTTTCTAATAATAAAAAGGAAGTTAAGAATATCAATACACAAATTGATAATACAACTAAAGACATAGAACAATGTAAAGAGGAAATTACTAGCTTAGATTTAGCACTAGGTGAAAGACTTAAGGCTATATATATGTCTGGAAATATGGAATTTAGTTATTTAAACTTCTTATTTGAATCAGAATCTACTAGTGACTTTTTTACAAGAGCAGAATCATTAGGTAGAATTTTAGGTAGAGATAAAAAGGCTATAAAAGAAATAACTGAAAAAAGAGATTCATTAAATGAAAAGATAACTTCTTTGGAAGATAAAAAGAAAGAAATAGACAAGCTTAATGCAGAAGTTCAAGTAAGTTTATCAGAATTAGATGTTAAGAAAAAAGATCAAGAAGTATTAGTTGAAAAGACAAAAGACGAAAAGAAGAAATTTGATGAAGAGTATTTATCACAAATGGAAAGAGATGTTGTTAAATCACAAATAGATGTAATAAACAGCTCAAGCAGTTCTCTTGGTGATTTAAAATCAGCAATTTCTCAATTAAGAAATATAAGAGATAACCAACTTAAGAGTCCAATAGTAATAGAAGAAGTAAACGCAAAGATTGAAAGTGCAAAGAGTGCAGTATCACAAAAAGAACAAGAAGAGGAAGCGAAAAAAGCAGCAGCGGCATCAGCAGCAGCTTCAGCTAACACTCCAAATAGAGGAAACTCAGGTTCTACAAATGTTACTGTTCCATCAGCAGGTAATGCCCAAGCTATATTAAATGAAGCATACAATCATTTAGGAAAAGCTTATGTATATGGAGCAACAGGTCCAAGCAACTTTGACTGTTCAGGATTTACTCAATATGTGTATAGAAAAGCAGCTGGTGTTGATATAACAAGAACTACTTACTCACAAATAGGGGTAGGAGTACCTGTATCACAAAGTCAATTACAACCAGGTGATTTAGTATTTACTCATGCAGGTCACGTTGGTATATATGTTGGTGGAGGTAGCATGATTCATGCACCACAAACAGGAGATGTTGTAAAAGTATCATCAGTATATAAATTCTATGCGGCTAGAAGAATTTTATAA
- a CDS encoding HAD family hydrolase — MLNNIKAAIFDLDGTLVDSMMIWQQIDIDYLKEKGHELPNDLKNDIIHLSFKQTAAYFKNRFNIDDSIETILKHWHDMAFEYYSTKVKLKDGVIEFLDKLKSNNIKIGLATSNSNELLEVCLKANNIYDYFDSITTTGETEKGKDSPDVYLLAAKRLDTPPDKCIVFEDILPAINSAKVAGMKVIAVRDEFSIDSKEAIINASDKYITSFFELI, encoded by the coding sequence ATGTTAAATAATATAAAAGCTGCAATATTTGATTTAGATGGAACATTAGTGGATTCAATGATGATTTGGCAACAAATAGATATAGATTATCTTAAGGAAAAGGGTCATGAACTACCTAACGATTTGAAAAATGATATAATTCATTTAAGTTTTAAACAGACAGCAGCTTATTTTAAAAACAGATTTAATATAGATGATTCAATTGAAACAATATTAAAACATTGGCATGATATGGCCTTTGAATATTATTCAACAAAAGTAAAATTGAAAGATGGAGTAATAGAATTTTTAGATAAACTAAAATCTAACAATATAAAAATCGGACTAGCTACAAGTAACTCTAACGAATTATTAGAAGTTTGTTTAAAAGCAAATAACATCTATGATTATTTTGATTCAATAACTACTACAGGTGAAACTGAAAAAGGAAAAGATTCTCCAGATGTATACTTACTTGCGGCTAAGAGATTAGATACTCCTCCTGATAAATGTATAGTATTTGAAGATATCCTACCTGCTATAAATTCAGCAAAAGTAGCTGGAATGAAAGTTATTGCCGTAAGAGACGAATTTAGTATAGATTCTAAAGAGGCTATCATAAATGCTTCTGATAAATACATAACATCATTTTTTGAATTAATATGA
- a CDS encoding peptidylprolyl isomerase gives MENKVLAIVAGNEIKDKDLDAVLNRYPQERRAMFQGEQGREALLEQVVAFELMRNFGKELKIDETEEYKNLVEGLAKEALTQLAINKVLADVTVTDEDVKKYYDDNANMFINPPTVSAKHILVKTEEEATSIKEEIANGLAFEEAAKKYSTCPSKEQGGSLGNFGKGAMVPEFEKVAFESEVGIVSEPVKTQFGYHLILVEDKAESTTVPFEQVKDAVLRQLINERQQNKYLEMIKQLSDKYGVEKK, from the coding sequence ATGGAAAATAAGGTATTGGCAATTGTTGCCGGAAACGAAATCAAAGATAAAGACTTAGATGCAGTACTAAATAGATATCCACAAGAAAGAAGAGCTATGTTCCAAGGAGAACAAGGAAGGGAAGCATTATTAGAACAAGTGGTAGCTTTTGAATTAATGCGTAACTTTGGTAAGGAATTAAAAATAGATGAGACTGAAGAATATAAAAATTTAGTTGAGGGATTAGCAAAAGAAGCGTTAACTCAATTAGCAATCAATAAAGTATTAGCAGATGTTACAGTTACTGATGAAGATGTTAAAAAATATTATGATGATAATGCAAATATGTTTATAAATCCACCAACAGTTTCAGCAAAACATATTTTAGTTAAGACTGAAGAAGAAGCTACTTCTATAAAAGAAGAAATAGCAAATGGATTAGCATTTGAAGAAGCTGCTAAAAAATATTCAACTTGTCCATCTAAAGAACAAGGTGGAAGTTTGGGCAATTTTGGAAAAGGTGCTATGGTACCAGAATTTGAAAAAGTTGCTTTCGAATCAGAAGTTGGAATAGTTAGTGAACCAGTTAAGACTCAATTTGGTTACCACTTAATATTAGTGGAAGATAAAGCTGAAAGCACAACTGTACCATTTGAACAAGTTAAGGATGCAGTTTTAAGACAACTTATAAATGAAAGACAACAAAACAAATATTTAGAAATGATAAAACAATTATCAGATAAATATGGTGTTGAAAAAAAATAG
- a CDS encoding uracil-DNA glycosylase — translation MNNILKNDWNNYIGNEFEKDYYLKLRKNLAQEYKTKTIYPDMYNIFNALHYTAFDDVKVVILGQDPYHGPNQAHGLSFSVNPGVRTPPSLLNIYKELKDDIGCYIPNNGYLKKWADQGVLLLNTVLTVRAGEANSHKNIGWQIFTDNIIKVLNTREKPIVFILWGNNAIRKEELITNPKHHIIKSVHPSPLSASRGFFGSKPFSKTNEFLKNDNEIPIDWQIENL, via the coding sequence ATGAATAACATATTAAAAAATGATTGGAATAATTACATAGGTAATGAATTTGAAAAAGATTATTATCTTAAATTAAGAAAAAATTTAGCACAAGAGTATAAGACAAAAACGATATACCCTGATATGTATAACATTTTCAATGCTCTTCATTACACAGCTTTTGATGACGTTAAAGTAGTTATATTAGGCCAAGATCCTTATCATGGTCCAAATCAAGCTCATGGGTTAAGTTTTTCAGTAAATCCAGGAGTTAGGACTCCACCATCACTTTTAAATATATATAAAGAATTAAAAGATGATATTGGATGTTATATACCTAATAATGGTTACTTAAAGAAATGGGCTGATCAAGGTGTTCTGTTATTAAATACAGTGCTTACTGTAAGAGCTGGTGAAGCTAATTCACATAAAAATATAGGATGGCAAATATTCACTGACAACATAATAAAGGTATTAAATACTAGAGAAAAACCTATTGTATTTATACTTTGGGGAAATAATGCAATAAGAAAAGAAGAACTTATAACAAATCCCAAGCATCATATAATAAAATCAGTTCATCCTAGTCCTCTTTCTGCATCTAGAGGTTTTTTTGGTAGTAAGCCCTTTTCAAAAACTAATGAATTTTTGAAAAATGATAATGAAATTCCTATAGATTGGCAAATAGAAAATCTTTAG